The Longimicrobium sp. genome segment GCGGAGCCGCGCACGCCCGCGCCGAGCCCCGCGGCCTTTTCCGTCGCCATGATCCAGCAGAAGCCCAGCTCGGTGAGAAGGGCGTAGATCTCGCCGGCGTTGCGGTCGTCCACGCCCGCGAAGGCCTCATCGAAGCCCACCAGGCGGGGCGCCGCGCGGTCCGCGGTGGCGAGGCGCGCGGAGACGGCCGCGATCAGCGGAAGGAGGAGGTCCAGCGTGCGCCGCCCGCCGCTCCCCTGGCCGTACACGCGCTTCGTCAGCGGCATCCAGCGCCCGCTCTCGTCGCGCCGCTGCACGGACAGGGTGTACCACTGCTGGTACGCCACCATCTCGCGCAACGCGGTGGCGTAGTCCACCAGCAGCTCGCGCTCGCGGCTCCTGCGGCGGATGTCGGACACCATCCTGCGGAAGATCTCCATCAGCTCGTCCCGCCGCGACTCGTCCAGCGCGATGCCCCGCTGCGAGAGGAGGTCGTCCAGCCGCCGCGGGTCGAAGGCGTCGGCGGTCTCGCGCGGGCGCACCTCCCAGTGCAGGCGCATGATCCCGCCCTTGAAGAGCTTCATGCGGCCCAGCGTGGCGTTGATCTCCTCCACCCACCGGCGCGTGCCGCGGATGGCGTCGCGGATGGCGTCCACCACGTCGCGCAGCATCAGCTGCTCGATGAGCTTCCGGTCCTCCTCCTCCAAGAGGTTCTCGTTGCGCACCTGCAGCGCTTCGAGGACGCGGTAGAGCTCGTACAGCGGCATCTCGCCCTGCTCGTGCGTGAAGCGGAGGATGTCGCCGTCGAGCGTGGGGCTGAGCTCCTCGAAGGTGCTGCTGGCCTGCGCGAACGCGCGATGGAGGTCGTCGCGCGCGGCCTTGGCTTGCCCGTCCACTTCGCGGATCTCCACCCCGGTCAGGATGAGCTCGCCGGCGCGGCCGAGCCCCGGACCGCGCGCGGCCTCCACGTACTCTTCGAGCGTGGGATACGCTTCCAGGCGGGTGCGGAAGGCGGCCTCGTCCCCCTGCAGTCGTATCGCGGCGGAGCGGAGCTGGTCCGCGTAGTCCGGCTCCGACTCCGAGAGCTGGGTCACCTTGCCCGTGTTCTGCGCGATGGAGTCCCTCGCCGCCTCGTCCGCGCGGGCGATGTCCGCCAGCCTGTCCTGGAGCACGCGGATCTCCGCCGCCAGCTCTTCGCGGCCGATGCTCGCCTGCGTGAGCTGCTCTTCGAGGGTGCGGAGCTGCGCGTCCAGCGTGCGCACTCGCGCGTCCGATTGCGCGATGCGCGGCGCCAGCTCCTCCAGGCTCGTACGAAGATCCTCCAGCCTTCGAACCCGCGCGGCGTGCGTGCGGCGGATCTCCTCCAGCCGCTCCACGTCCTCTCCCACCGCGCGCGCCAGTGCCGATACTTCGCGGAGCGCGCCCGCCACCGCTTCGACCTCGGCCTTGGAGCGGTCCTTGAGGTAGGGTGCCGCGTCGGTGGCGCGGTCGAGCGCCGCGGTGCGCTCCTGCACGTCGCGCGTGTCCGTCTCCACCGTTTCCGCGGCGAGCTCAGCGCGCTTGCGGCGGCGCTCGCGCTCCTGCTCCTCGCGGTGGACCGCCAGGAGGCTGTCGTGGAGCGCCTGCAGGGCGCGCAGCTCCTGCGCATCGCGCCACTCGCGGCCCAGCGTGCGCTCGCGGGCGGTGAACGACTCGATCTCCGCGGTCAGCGTCGCCAGGGTGCCGCGCAGCTCTTTCAGTCTGGCGCGTGCCTCGTCCATGCGGCGGCGGCGCTCTTCGCGGCGGGCCGTCTCGCCCAGGAAGCGGACGCGCGCCTCGGCCGGTGCGGCGGTGTGGCCATGGAGCGGACCCAGGCGCCAGCCACCGTCCGGCTGCACCACCCCGCCCTCTCCGCCCAGCCCCAGCGTGCGCAGCGCGGCGCGAACGTCTTGCTCCGTCACTCCCGAAAGCGCGACGGGCACCAGCCACTCGTCCGCCACCGCCACGGAGTCAGACGGCGCGATCCAGCGGTCGCCCAGTCCGTGTGCATCCAGCAGCGTGCGCACCCGCTCCGCCTCATCTACCGGGACGATGAGCGCATCGAGGAGCCCGGAGTCGTGGAGTGCGGCCTCGACTCGCGCAGCCAGCTCCGCGTCCTTCGCCAGCGGGTCCGCGAGGTCGCACGCGGCGAAGAGCGGGACGTGCGGGATGCCGTGCTCGCGCAGGAGGCGCCGCGCGGCGGCCTGTGCCGGGGTGCGGTCCGGCTCCACGTCGCGCTCGGTCGCGAGCCGCTTCAGCCGCGCCTCCACCTCCGACACCTCGCCCTGCACCCGGCCGCGCACCGTCTCCAGCTCCACCGCCAGCGCGCGCAGCTCGTCGCGCGCTTCGTCGTGCGCGGGGTGCAGCGGCGCGAGCATGGCGGCGGGGCGATGCCCCCGCGGATCGTACGCTTCGAGCCGCGCGAGCACTTCGCCGAAGGCCGCGTCCGGCACGCGCAGCTCCGTCGCCGCCGCCCGCCACGCCTCCAGCGCCGCGGCGGCCCCGGCGCGGCCCGCCTCCGCCTCACGCGCCGCGGCGCGGAAGCGTTCGTCCGCCTCGCCGAACTCGCGGCGCGCGAGGTCGCTGGCCCTGCGCGACAGCTCCAGCCGCCCGTTGGCCGCTGCGAGCGCGTCGTGCGCCGCGCCGATCGTGGCGAGCACGCGCCGCCGAGCCTCCACCTCGTCATCGATGGAGGACCGGGCGAGCTCCGATCCCGGCGCCGCACCGGCCTCGACGCCGATCCCTTCGAGCGCATCGCGGGCCCGCTCCACGCGCGACGACAGCGGCACCCAGAACGCGCGCCGCGCCGCGCCGGCCAGCTCCTCCAGCCGGCCGGCGAGCCGCCCCCGCTGGCGCGTCCAGGCCGCCGCATCGCCCTTGAGCTGCTCCTCCTCATGCGCCAGGACCGACTGCGCCCGGCGCCGGTCGTCGCGGAGCGCGTCGAATGCCGCCGAGGATTCACGCTGCTCGCCCCGTACGGCGTCCAGCCGGGCCTCCAGGTCGAACGCGCCGTGCTCGCGATACTGCGCCTGCCGCACGGTCAGCCGCCCCTCGATCTCCGCCCGGTCCTCGGCGAGGCGGTCGCGCTCCGCCGTTCGGCCGGCGATCTCGTCGCGGGCCGCCGCCAGTTGGGCGAGGAGCTTCGCGTGTGCCTTCTGCCGGCTGGCGTGCTCCGCCGACGACGCCTGGTACGCGACCGCCGCCTGCCGCGCCGAAGCGAGCACGGCCTTCTCCTGCGGCTCCTCCAGCGAGCGGATCGTCTCGAGCTGGCCTCGCACGTGGTCGAGCTCGGCCTCGATGGTGTCCAGCCGCGAGAACACCTCCGACGCACCCTCGATGGCGGCGCTCTGGATGGGCGGCAGCGATTCCTTGAGGTACGCCTCCACTTTTCGCGGGTTGAGCCCCTCCCCGAGCTTGGGAGTGCGCACCACGTGCAGCATTTCCAGGAAGCTCTCGTACTCCTTCACCGACCTGAACTTGAAGAGCGCCTCGTTGACGGCGGCCTTGTACCCCTGCTGGTCCGTGAACACCTGGCCCGTGTGCCCCAGCCGGTCGCGCAGCTCGCCGGGACGGAGCGGGCGCGTCGGCTGCTTCCCGTCGTGGAGGTGGAAGTCGATGGCCACGCGGCGCGGACCCGACATGACGAAGCCCCACCGTTCCACCTTTTGATTGGCCCAGTCGCGCGAGGAACGGAGGCCGATCCCGATGGTCTGGAACACGCCGGAGCCGCCGCGCTCGAACTCCAGCGCGATGTAGGCGGTGCGCTCGCG includes the following:
- a CDS encoding SbcC/MukB-like Walker B domain-containing protein, with the protein product MTQPEFFRLAGTPARMLDVLAAMHASDGDRWIPRRLILQNYWLFGEAEVFHFARGNLMLTGQNESGKSTVLVTAITLVLDMMLTPDRVDTMGSNDRSIRYYLIGKDDASPDAPTYHRERTAYIALEFERGGSGVFQTIGIGLRSSRDWANQKVERWGFVMSGPRRVAIDFHLHDGKQPTRPLRPGELRDRLGHTGQVFTDQQGYKAAVNEALFKFRSVKEYESFLEMLHVVRTPKLGEGLNPRKVEAYLKESLPPIQSAAIEGASEVFSRLDTIEAELDHVRGQLETIRSLEEPQEKAVLASARQAAVAYQASSAEHASRQKAHAKLLAQLAAARDEIAGRTAERDRLAEDRAEIEGRLTVRQAQYREHGAFDLEARLDAVRGEQRESSAAFDALRDDRRRAQSVLAHEEEQLKGDAAAWTRQRGRLAGRLEELAGAARRAFWVPLSSRVERARDALEGIGVEAGAAPGSELARSSIDDEVEARRRVLATIGAAHDALAAANGRLELSRRASDLARREFGEADERFRAAAREAEAGRAGAAAALEAWRAAATELRVPDAAFGEVLARLEAYDPRGHRPAAMLAPLHPAHDEARDELRALAVELETVRGRVQGEVSEVEARLKRLATERDVEPDRTPAQAAARRLLREHGIPHVPLFAACDLADPLAKDAELAARVEAALHDSGLLDALIVPVDEAERVRTLLDAHGLGDRWIAPSDSVAVADEWLVPVALSGVTEQDVRAALRTLGLGGEGGVVQPDGGWRLGPLHGHTAAPAEARVRFLGETARREERRRRMDEARARLKELRGTLATLTAEIESFTARERTLGREWRDAQELRALQALHDSLLAVHREEQERERRRKRAELAAETVETDTRDVQERTAALDRATDAAPYLKDRSKAEVEAVAGALREVSALARAVGEDVERLEEIRRTHAARVRRLEDLRTSLEELAPRIAQSDARVRTLDAQLRTLEEQLTQASIGREELAAEIRVLQDRLADIARADEAARDSIAQNTGKVTQLSESEPDYADQLRSAAIRLQGDEAAFRTRLEAYPTLEEYVEAARGPGLGRAGELILTGVEIREVDGQAKAARDDLHRAFAQASSTFEELSPTLDGDILRFTHEQGEMPLYELYRVLEALQVRNENLLEEEDRKLIEQLMLRDVVDAIRDAIRGTRRWVEEINATLGRMKLFKGGIMRLHWEVRPRETADAFDPRRLDDLLSQRGIALDESRRDELMEIFRRMVSDIRRRSRERELLVDYATALREMVAYQQWYTLSVQRRDESGRWMPLTKRVYGQGSGGRRTLDLLLPLIAAVSARLATADRAAPRLVGFDEAFAGVDDRNAGEIYALLTELGFCWIMATEKAAGLGAGVRGSATYEMLSDGITVAPTLSVWDGERRFDFIGDELLGVETPRAREVERAT